The Flavobacterium sp. 123 genome contains a region encoding:
- a CDS encoding CPBP family intramembrane glutamic endopeptidase — protein MNPSIYIRNLSQRAQKSALAALLCSVGLAFFAYLSVYPFPTKAIALIPLLMTAYIMSRSISSPLASFRRLFRNIYTLKTLLYTVIGLQMGIAAAMYYRGDNGMTTLPEVFKSFAFLAATIGMLEELVFRSFIQGRLAILNTNFALLYTAFANATYKTCLFLSPVAESHIDLMPFFFWSFGAYVGIGLLRYYSKSMIPVLILHAVFDLLVYAENSKAPWWVW, from the coding sequence ATGAATCCTTCTATTTACATCCGAAACCTATCTCAGCGAGCGCAAAAATCAGCACTTGCAGCTTTGTTATGTAGTGTAGGATTAGCCTTTTTTGCATACTTAAGCGTTTATCCATTTCCAACAAAAGCGATTGCATTAATTCCTCTTCTAATGACTGCATATATTATGAGTCGTAGCATTAGTTCGCCCTTAGCTTCGTTCAGACGTTTATTTCGAAACATTTACACGTTAAAAACATTGCTTTATACTGTTATTGGACTTCAAATGGGAATTGCAGCTGCAATGTATTACAGAGGAGATAACGGAATGACAACACTTCCTGAAGTTTTTAAAAGTTTTGCTTTTTTAGCAGCAACTATTGGAATGCTTGAAGAATTAGTTTTTCGGAGTTTTATTCAAGGAAGGCTTGCAATATTGAATACAAACTTTGCTTTACTTTATACTGCTTTTGCAAATGCAACATATAAAACTTGTTTATTCCTTTCGCCAGTAGCAGAATCCCACATTGATCTAATGCCATTTTTCTTCTGGTCATTTGGTGCTTATGTAGGAATTGGGTTGTTGCGTTATTATTCAAAAAGTATGATTCCTGTGCTTATCCTTCATGCCGTTTTTGATTTACTTGTATATGCAGAAAATAGTAAGGCACCATGGTGGGTTTGGTAA
- a CDS encoding bifunctional oligoribonuclease/PAP phosphatase NrnA, producing the protein MKIQDIQAIKLLLSTPKKIAIIPHRGPDGDAMGSTLGLYHFLLKNNHQPTVISPNEFPDFLDWIPGANTVKIFEKNKENCTKILEEAELIFTLDFNALHRVGEMEHTLAKLKVPFVMIDHHEKPHDYATYMYSDTSFGSTCEMLYNFISFLDKKEDIDETIGTCIYTGILTDSGSFRFPKTTGTTHRIIADLIDLGVKNTVIPTLLFDNSSFGRLQLLGRALQNMKVITEHKTAFTTLTQDELDSFDHVKGDTEGIVNYGLSIKGIIFTAIFIENKEEKIIKISFRSQGDFNVNQFARDHFNGGGHHNAAGGKSEVSMDETIEKFENLIKTISI; encoded by the coding sequence ATGAAAATACAAGACATTCAAGCGATAAAGTTGTTATTATCAACTCCGAAAAAAATTGCCATAATTCCTCACCGCGGTCCTGACGGAGATGCGATGGGTTCTACCCTAGGTTTGTATCATTTTTTATTAAAAAATAATCACCAACCAACCGTTATTTCTCCAAATGAATTTCCTGATTTTTTAGATTGGATTCCTGGCGCAAATACGGTTAAAATTTTTGAAAAAAACAAAGAAAACTGCACCAAAATTCTAGAAGAAGCAGAGCTAATTTTTACATTAGATTTTAATGCTTTGCATCGTGTAGGAGAAATGGAGCATACACTGGCAAAACTCAAAGTGCCTTTTGTGATGATTGATCATCATGAAAAACCACATGATTATGCCACCTATATGTATTCAGATACTTCGTTTGGATCTACCTGTGAAATGTTGTACAATTTCATTTCATTTCTTGACAAAAAAGAAGATATTGACGAAACAATAGGAACTTGTATTTATACCGGAATTCTAACCGATTCAGGTTCTTTTAGATTTCCAAAAACAACAGGAACAACACATCGAATCATTGCTGATTTGATTGATTTAGGTGTTAAAAATACCGTAATTCCAACTCTCCTTTTTGACAATAGTTCTTTCGGGCGTTTACAATTATTAGGAAGAGCTCTTCAAAATATGAAAGTCATTACGGAACACAAAACGGCCTTTACAACACTTACACAAGATGAACTTGATTCATTTGATCATGTTAAAGGTGATACCGAAGGGATTGTAAACTATGGATTAAGTATAAAAGGAATTATTTTTACTGCTATTTTTATCGAAAATAAAGAAGAAAAAATAATCAAGATTTCGTTTCGTTCTCAAGGTGATTTCAATGTAAATCAATTTGCAAGAGATCATTTTAATGGTGGAGGACATCACAATGCAGCAGGTGGAAAATCAGAAGTTTCAATGGATGAAACAATCGAAAAATTTGAAAATTTAATAAAAACCATAAGCATATAA
- a CDS encoding AraC family transcriptional regulator, giving the protein MRGFSFQWISAMIWLLVLFKILVSPEILYGYTMIHKKIDKNRNENLALNHIWDINPKVEINNLKHIQLRNKIEPNILTYIEEIEKISISKTVFRDPTITIVDLANKLGIPKSHISYLFKYHCTISFSEYKKMVRIQDAIKLINKDFLKENTLDYLSKKVGFLSYNSFFTGFKEISGTSPFEYCNTDKREI; this is encoded by the coding sequence ATGAGAGGATTTAGTTTTCAATGGATTTCAGCGATGATTTGGCTTCTTGTTTTATTTAAAATATTAGTATCCCCAGAAATACTTTATGGGTACACTATGATTCATAAAAAAATTGATAAAAACAGAAATGAAAATTTAGCCTTAAATCATATCTGGGATATAAATCCAAAAGTCGAAATAAATAATTTAAAACATATACAATTAAGAAATAAGATAGAGCCTAATATTTTAACATACATTGAAGAAATAGAAAAAATTTCTATTTCTAAAACTGTCTTTAGAGATCCAACAATAACAATTGTAGATCTAGCTAATAAGTTAGGCATACCTAAAAGCCATATTTCCTATTTATTCAAATACCATTGCACAATTTCATTTTCTGAATATAAAAAAATGGTGCGGATTCAAGATGCAATAAAACTTATAAACAAGGATTTTCTTAAAGAGAATACCTTAGATTATTTATCTAAGAAAGTAGGCTTTCTTTCTTATAATTCATTCTTTACAGGTTTCAAAGAAATCTCAGGTACTTCTCCATTTGAATATTGCAATACAGATAAAAGAGAAATTTAA
- a CDS encoding leucine-rich repeat domain-containing protein — translation MDTDIKSVSNKPKRTNWLPKALLVLLGILLIGIFYQFKNENRFAVVTFYGNGNGSNQSKNYGLTQFTATKNLKSSVLAEKGDLLSYNDIILLFDKAKKDSLKVDDSNNSFVFVNGKINSIIISEKVDLLPWLRSMDPYAISDLKMIHFQSEIKNNYIPYLKKIAHLKPNTALSFEENDSLNVMKSYLKKSDFFTPEFIVAQLPERQLPLLAHWKTIKNLYISVSDSIISYSLPAMPNLKQCVLSGVNIRSINPIFFNQNKQLKKLSIIGCPRNYTFLEPLPNLEQLAISQYDCEDYTNNLETIQNKLANLSVLILSGNHTNIDILSKYKNLHWLGLPSNTSQKEFDSIATHLQNLQVLELKGSPAIKDLSYLKKLPTLRALVIRDTITDKKTLLALTELRYLSVPKTNMKDSTYVHELEKALPGCILVPNSGACVGSGWLLLLIPLVFLFSVVFNKKILKRSFKKNSKL, via the coding sequence ATGGACACCGATATAAAAAGTGTAAGTAATAAACCGAAACGTACAAACTGGTTGCCTAAAGCGCTCCTTGTCTTGCTTGGGATTTTATTGATTGGGATTTTTTATCAATTTAAAAACGAAAATCGATTTGCTGTTGTTACTTTTTATGGAAATGGAAATGGATCCAATCAATCCAAAAACTATGGTTTAACACAATTTACCGCTACAAAAAATCTCAAATCATCCGTACTTGCAGAAAAAGGAGATCTATTAAGCTACAATGATATCATTCTCCTTTTTGATAAAGCAAAAAAAGATTCCCTTAAAGTAGATGATTCTAACAATTCCTTTGTCTTTGTAAACGGAAAAATAAACAGCATCATCATCTCAGAAAAAGTAGACTTGCTACCTTGGCTTCGCAGTATGGATCCGTACGCTATTTCGGATTTAAAAATGATTCATTTCCAATCAGAAATCAAAAACAACTATATTCCTTATTTAAAAAAAATAGCCCATTTGAAACCAAATACCGCTTTATCATTTGAAGAAAACGATTCTTTGAATGTGATGAAAAGCTATTTGAAAAAATCAGATTTTTTTACACCTGAATTTATTGTTGCACAACTTCCGGAGCGTCAATTGCCTCTATTAGCCCATTGGAAAACAATAAAAAATCTTTACATCAGCGTATCAGACTCTATTATTAGTTATTCTCTACCTGCTATGCCTAATTTGAAACAATGCGTTTTAAGTGGCGTAAACATCAGGTCAATAAATCCGATATTTTTTAACCAAAACAAACAATTAAAAAAACTAAGCATTATAGGTTGTCCAAGAAATTATACTTTTTTAGAACCACTTCCAAATCTCGAGCAACTTGCTATTAGTCAATATGATTGCGAAGATTACACAAACAATCTAGAAACCATTCAGAATAAATTAGCAAATTTATCGGTTCTAATCCTATCGGGAAATCACACTAATATTGATATTCTCTCTAAATATAAAAATTTGCATTGGTTGGGACTTCCAAGTAATACATCCCAAAAAGAATTTGATTCCATAGCTACTCATTTACAAAATTTGCAAGTCCTAGAACTAAAAGGAAGTCCTGCAATCAAAGACTTATCCTATTTGAAAAAACTACCCACACTCAGAGCACTTGTAATTAGAGACACTATAACTGATAAAAAAACTCTTTTAGCGTTAACCGAATTACGTTATTTATCCGTTCCAAAAACAAACATGAAAGACAGTACTTATGTCCATGAATTAGAAAAAGCATTGCCTGGATGTATTCTTGTTCCTAATAGTGGCGCTTGTGTTGGATCTGGTTGGTTGTTGTTATTGATTCCACTAGTGTTTTTATTCAGTGTCGTTTTTAATAAAAAGATTTTAAAAAGGTCCTTCAAAAAAAATTCGAAACTATGA
- a CDS encoding HAD family phosphatase translates to MKNIKCIIFDCDGVLVDSEAIGNRVLLNMASEHGLEMSLEDAYKNFNGRSLKDCFQQIELAINSTLPDDFETTYRKKSFEAFKIHLKPVEGVIEFIDNLKIPYCVASSGPIEKINLNLKTTGLLEKFEDKIFSSYQIKSWKPEPEIFLYAAQEMGIAVEDCIVIEDSKAGIMAAVKGGFKVFGLANHTNPKELENEGAIVFQSFHELASLLEMNN, encoded by the coding sequence ATGAAAAACATAAAATGCATAATTTTTGATTGTGATGGAGTTTTGGTCGACAGTGAAGCTATAGGCAATAGGGTTTTGTTGAACATGGCTTCAGAACATGGGCTTGAAATGTCACTTGAAGATGCCTATAAAAACTTCAATGGTCGCTCGCTAAAAGACTGCTTTCAACAAATAGAGCTAGCTATAAACAGTACTTTACCTGATGATTTTGAAACAACATATCGCAAAAAAAGTTTTGAAGCATTTAAAATACATTTAAAACCTGTAGAAGGAGTTATAGAATTTATCGACAACCTAAAAATCCCCTATTGTGTTGCTTCTAGCGGCCCTATCGAAAAAATTAATCTTAACTTAAAAACAACTGGACTTTTAGAAAAATTTGAAGATAAAATATTCAGTTCTTATCAAATTAAAAGTTGGAAACCAGAACCAGAAATCTTTTTATATGCCGCTCAAGAAATGGGTATTGCAGTTGAGGACTGTATTGTTATTGAAGATAGCAAAGCAGGAATAATGGCCGCTGTAAAAGGTGGCTTCAAAGTTTTTGGATTAGCAAATCATACCAATCCAAAAGAATTAGAAAATGAAGGAGCCATTGTTTTTCAAAGTTTTCATGAGCTGGCTTCCTTATTAGAAATGAATAATTAA
- a CDS encoding RidA family protein has protein sequence MKRENILTGSPWEDKMGYCRAVRIGNIIEVSGTVAIVDGEKVKADDAHAQTLNILERVEKVLEDLNVSMKDVIRTRIFTTDINSFEAVATAHATFFKDIKPTTGFYEISKLVAPEYLVEIEFTAVASEK, from the coding sequence ATGAAAAGAGAAAACATCTTGACAGGATCTCCATGGGAAGATAAAATGGGTTATTGTCGTGCAGTTCGAATAGGAAATATCATTGAAGTTTCAGGAACTGTGGCAATTGTAGATGGCGAAAAAGTGAAGGCAGATGATGCTCATGCACAGACTTTAAATATTTTAGAACGTGTAGAAAAAGTCTTGGAAGACTTGAATGTAAGCATGAAAGATGTTATTCGCACAAGAATATTCACAACTGATATTAACTCTTTTGAAGCAGTTGCAACTGCACATGCAACATTTTTTAAAGATATTAAACCAACAACTGGTTTTTATGAAATCAGCAAATTAGTAGCTCCTGAATATTTAGTAGAAATCGAATTTACTGCAGTAGCTTCAGAAAAATAA
- the gldI gene encoding gliding motility-associated peptidyl-prolyl isomerase GldI: MGYRKIITILFVLAVVATSCKQSQEARRPISQASGTFMKKSIERNKKLIAGEEGKIQAVIKRNSKTKFIASAKGYWYAYSIKNIKDTITPKKGDIAFFDYEIKDLKGNIIYTKQEVGPQTYYVDKQNIMMGLRDGIKIMHKKEKINFLFTSQMGYGYHGDDKKIGTNMPLLCIVTLRDFKSEAAYKKELELKTEITSQIKSQDTITQ; this comes from the coding sequence ATGGGATACCGAAAGATTATTACAATCCTTTTTGTTTTAGCGGTAGTTGCTACTAGTTGTAAGCAAAGTCAAGAGGCGCGAAGACCTATTTCGCAGGCTTCAGGTACGTTTATGAAAAAATCAATCGAGCGAAACAAGAAATTAATTGCTGGTGAGGAAGGAAAGATTCAAGCTGTCATAAAAAGAAACTCTAAAACAAAATTCATCGCTTCCGCTAAAGGGTATTGGTATGCCTATTCCATCAAAAACATCAAAGACACCATCACTCCTAAAAAAGGGGATATTGCTTTTTTTGATTATGAGATAAAAGATTTAAAGGGAAATATCATTTATACTAAACAAGAAGTTGGTCCTCAAACGTATTATGTTGACAAACAAAATATCATGATGGGATTGCGTGACGGAATAAAAATAATGCATAAAAAAGAAAAAATAAATTTCCTTTTTACCTCACAAATGGGATATGGATATCATGGTGACGATAAAAAAATTGGTACTAATATGCCTTTATTATGCATCGTTACACTTCGTGATTTCAAGTCTGAAGCTGCCTATAAAAAAGAGCTTGAATTGAAAACCGAAATCACATCTCAAATAAAATCCCAAGATACTATAACACAATAA
- a CDS encoding peptidylprolyl isomerase encodes MKKRIVFLFAIIASLYSCKEEHNNLPDGLYADIETNKGHIIVQLEYEKAPITVANFVTLAEGKNEFVTNENLKNRPFFDGLKFHRVIENFMIQGGDPLGTGSGDAGYKFKDEFSDMHFDKGGVLAMANNGPTTNSSQFFITHVETPWLDGKHTIFGHVVEKGMDVVNAIKQDDYMVKVTIIRNGDAAKKFDAAKTFRDYFTVEAENQKKKSAIDAENKRIFDAKYKVVRDQKVASLSALKAKATKSKTGLQYIITKKGTGKKPAVGQNIFIHYAGFLENGELFDSSIESVCQAFGTYDANRAAQKGYQPIPFQAGRKDGMIPGFIEGLEKLSFGDKAVLFIPSKLGYGEAGAGGVIPPNANIIFEVELIENPQQ; translated from the coding sequence ATGAAAAAAAGAATCGTATTCCTATTCGCTATCATTGCTTCACTTTATTCTTGCAAAGAAGAACATAACAATCTTCCTGATGGTCTATATGCTGATATTGAAACAAACAAAGGACACATCATTGTACAATTAGAATATGAAAAAGCGCCAATAACTGTGGCTAACTTTGTGACTTTGGCCGAAGGGAAAAATGAATTTGTAACCAATGAAAATTTAAAAAACAGACCCTTTTTTGATGGTTTAAAATTTCACCGTGTAATCGAAAATTTCATGATTCAAGGTGGTGATCCTCTTGGTACAGGTTCTGGTGATGCAGGATACAAATTCAAAGATGAATTTTCTGATATGCATTTTGACAAAGGTGGCGTTTTAGCAATGGCCAATAACGGTCCTACAACTAACAGCAGCCAGTTTTTCATCACTCACGTTGAAACTCCATGGTTAGATGGAAAACACACTATTTTTGGTCATGTGGTTGAAAAAGGAATGGATGTTGTCAACGCTATTAAGCAAGATGACTACATGGTAAAAGTAACTATTATTCGTAATGGAGACGCTGCAAAAAAGTTTGACGCTGCAAAAACATTCCGTGATTATTTTACTGTAGAAGCTGAAAATCAAAAGAAAAAATCAGCTATTGATGCTGAAAATAAAAGAATTTTTGATGCAAAATACAAAGTTGTTCGCGATCAAAAAGTAGCTTCTCTTTCTGCTTTGAAAGCAAAAGCAACAAAAAGTAAAACTGGTTTACAATACATAATAACTAAAAAAGGAACTGGTAAAAAACCAGCTGTAGGTCAGAACATATTCATTCATTATGCTGGTTTTCTTGAAAACGGAGAATTATTTGATAGCAGCATAGAAAGTGTTTGCCAAGCTTTTGGAACTTATGATGCTAACAGAGCCGCTCAAAAAGGTTACCAACCTATTCCTTTTCAAGCCGGTCGCAAAGACGGAATGATTCCAGGTTTTATAGAAGGATTAGAAAAACTATCTTTTGGAGACAAAGCCGTTTTATTTATTCCATCTAAATTAGGATACGGTGAAGCGGGCGCAGGTGGTGTTATTCCACCAAATGCTAACATCATTTTTGAAGTGGAATTAATTGAAAATCCACAACAATAA
- a CDS encoding peptidylprolyl isomerase gives MKFKLLFLLLFGMLNIQAQTTKKTVPAKKTSTITAVKTTVKPALKPALKPVVKAPAALEGIFVNLSTNKGDIVIQLEYQKVPVTVANFISLIEGTNPFVTNEKLKGKPFFDGLKFHRVIKDFMIQGGDPSGTGSGGPGYAFKDEFTDLKHDKGGILSMANSGPATNGSQFFITHKETPWLNGKHTVFGHVTQGMNVVNSIAQEDVITKMVVIRKGALAKKFDAVKVFSDYYANKAEDAKKQALIDAENKAKQAAIQAENKRIYLEKYGPVVSAKAAYFAAEKAGATTTPSGLIYKITQKGTGEKPVDGSTYYFHYAGYFEDGTLFDSSYEEVNKAYGKYDANRAAQNGYQAFPIEAGRKDGMIPGFLEGLNLMNLGDKAILFIPSNLAYGERGAGGVIPPNATLIFELETMKAASK, from the coding sequence ATGAAATTTAAATTGCTATTCCTATTGCTTTTCGGAATGTTGAACATTCAGGCTCAAACTACCAAAAAAACAGTACCAGCCAAAAAAACAAGTACAATTACAGCGGTAAAAACTACTGTAAAACCAGCTCTAAAACCAGCTCTAAAACCAGTTGTAAAAGCACCAGCTGCTCTTGAAGGAATTTTTGTAAACCTGTCTACAAACAAAGGAGACATTGTGATTCAATTAGAATACCAAAAAGTTCCTGTTACTGTAGCGAACTTCATCAGTTTAATAGAAGGTACAAACCCATTTGTAACAAATGAAAAACTAAAAGGGAAGCCTTTTTTTGACGGGCTAAAATTCCATAGAGTAATCAAAGATTTCATGATACAAGGAGGAGATCCATCAGGAACTGGTTCTGGCGGTCCAGGTTATGCTTTCAAAGATGAGTTCACGGATTTGAAACATGACAAAGGCGGTATCCTTTCTATGGCAAATTCTGGCCCAGCAACTAACGGAAGTCAATTTTTCATTACACACAAAGAAACACCTTGGTTAAACGGAAAACACACTGTTTTTGGTCATGTTACACAAGGAATGAATGTGGTTAACAGTATTGCACAAGAGGATGTAATTACTAAAATGGTTGTAATCAGAAAAGGAGCTTTAGCAAAAAAATTTGATGCCGTAAAAGTCTTTTCAGATTATTATGCTAACAAAGCGGAAGACGCTAAAAAGCAAGCTTTGATTGATGCAGAAAACAAAGCAAAACAAGCCGCTATTCAAGCAGAAAACAAAAGAATATACTTAGAGAAATACGGACCTGTAGTTAGTGCAAAAGCCGCTTATTTTGCTGCTGAAAAAGCAGGTGCAACAACTACTCCATCGGGACTTATTTACAAAATCACACAAAAAGGAACGGGTGAAAAACCAGTTGATGGTTCTACCTACTATTTTCACTATGCTGGCTATTTTGAAGATGGAACATTGTTTGACAGTAGCTACGAAGAAGTTAATAAAGCTTATGGAAAATACGATGCGAACAGAGCTGCTCAAAATGGATACCAAGCGTTCCCTATTGAAGCAGGAAGAAAAGATGGTATGATTCCTGGTTTTCTAGAAGGATTGAATCTAATGAATTTAGGGGATAAAGCAATTCTTTTTATTCCTTCGAACTTAGCTTATGGTGAGAGAGGAGCTGGCGGTGTTATTCCTCCAAACGCTACTCTTATTTTCGAATTAGAAACCATGAAAGCTGCCTCTAAATAG
- a CDS encoding voltage-gated chloride channel family protein yields the protein MNSEKAKTILILLFKWIFICVLVGIFSGSASAFFLVSLEKVTQIREHNQWLIWFLPIGGLAIGLLYHYLGNGVVKGNNLLLEEYESPKKPIPLKMAPLVLIGTLITHLFGGSAGREGTAVQMGGAISDQFTRIFKLDNSDRKSLIIMGISAGFASVFGTPLAGALFSLEVLYFSKINLKSVFLSFFTAYIAYFTVAFWNVKHTHYSIPIVPEISITNLLLIIPLGIAFGLAAMLFSKSTHFWAKLFSKIISFSPLRPFIGGTIFAITIYLIGTTKYIGLGVPMIVDSFSTPNASYDFLLKILFTGFTLGAGFKGGEVTPLFFVGATLGSALSVFVPLPIALLAGMGFVAVFSGATHTPIACTVMGMELFGIESGVFIGLACLFAYFSSGNVGIYHSQIVKGAKYHLYQKINHKKLDLF from the coding sequence ATGAATTCAGAAAAAGCAAAAACAATACTCATTCTACTATTCAAATGGATTTTCATTTGTGTATTGGTTGGTATTTTTTCAGGTTCAGCTTCTGCTTTTTTTTTAGTCAGCTTAGAAAAAGTTACCCAAATTAGAGAGCACAATCAGTGGCTTATTTGGTTCTTACCAATAGGAGGTCTCGCAATAGGATTATTGTACCATTATCTAGGGAACGGAGTCGTAAAAGGCAATAATTTATTATTAGAAGAATACGAGAGTCCTAAAAAACCAATCCCTCTAAAAATGGCTCCATTAGTACTTATTGGCACATTAATCACTCATCTTTTTGGTGGTTCAGCAGGTCGAGAAGGTACCGCAGTACAAATGGGAGGCGCAATATCTGATCAATTTACAAGGATTTTCAAACTAGATAATTCTGACAGAAAATCACTTATCATTATGGGAATAAGTGCTGGTTTTGCATCCGTTTTTGGAACTCCATTAGCTGGTGCATTATTTAGTTTAGAGGTTTTATACTTTAGTAAAATCAATCTGAAAAGTGTTTTTTTATCCTTTTTTACCGCTTATATTGCTTATTTCACCGTTGCCTTTTGGAATGTAAAACATACGCATTATAGTATTCCTATTGTCCCTGAAATATCAATCACTAATTTACTTTTGATTATACCACTTGGAATTGCTTTTGGTTTAGCAGCCATGTTATTTTCTAAAAGCACTCATTTTTGGGCTAAATTATTTTCGAAAATTATTAGCTTTTCACCCTTGCGTCCTTTCATTGGAGGAACCATTTTTGCCATAACTATTTACCTAATTGGTACTACAAAATATATTGGTCTTGGCGTTCCTATGATTGTAGATTCCTTTTCAACACCAAATGCTTCTTATGATTTCTTATTAAAAATTCTCTTTACTGGATTCACCTTAGGAGCTGGATTTAAAGGTGGCGAAGTAACGCCTCTTTTCTTTGTAGGAGCCACTTTAGGAAGCGCATTATCTGTCTTTGTACCGTTGCCAATAGCATTATTAGCTGGAATGGGATTTGTTGCGGTATTTTCAGGAGCTACTCACACACCAATAGCTTGCACTGTAATGGGCATGGAACTTTTCGGGATAGAAAGTGGCGTTTTTATTGGCTTAGCCTGTTTATTTGCTTATTTTTCATCTGGAAATGTGGGGATTTATCATTCCCAAATTGTAAAAGGAGCAAAATATCATTTGTACCAAAAAATCAACCACAAGAAACTCGACCTTTTCTAA
- a CDS encoding glycosyltransferase family 9 protein, which produces MSILKSINVYRRSIMRGLTKNIGASVNQNRNLPAREEIKRVLICRPNQRLGNLLLITPLVQEVTATFPECKIDLFVKGGLAPIIFENYDNINLVIELPKKPFKNLINYFKVWITIKNQHYDLVINVDQNSSSGRLSTQFASAKYNFFGDISDDNNIKNSDYDHIAKYPIYNFRSYLAKLGYPKNETPLPFLDLKLKDSEIAEGNKILKDIVKNDTKTICIFTYATGNKCYPESWWIPFYEKLKKEYSADYNIIEVLPVENVSQIGFQAPTFYSKDIREIGAVIANTEIFIGADSGIMHLASAVHTPTVGLFSVSNLKKYHPYNPNSTAIDTNHSDTDECIKAINKILGK; this is translated from the coding sequence ATGAGTATCTTAAAAAGCATCAACGTATATAGAAGAAGTATCATGCGCGGTTTAACTAAAAACATAGGCGCTTCTGTAAATCAAAACCGTAATTTACCCGCAAGAGAAGAAATCAAACGCGTTTTAATTTGTAGACCTAATCAACGTTTAGGGAATTTATTATTGATTACACCACTTGTTCAAGAAGTAACAGCTACTTTCCCGGAATGTAAAATTGATTTATTTGTAAAAGGGGGTTTAGCACCTATAATATTTGAGAATTACGACAACATAAATCTTGTTATTGAACTACCAAAAAAGCCTTTCAAAAACTTAATTAACTATTTTAAAGTTTGGATAACAATCAAAAATCAGCATTACGATTTAGTAATTAATGTTGACCAAAATTCTTCGTCTGGACGATTATCGACTCAGTTTGCAAGTGCAAAATATAATTTTTTCGGAGACATTAGTGATGATAACAACATAAAAAACAGCGATTATGATCACATTGCAAAATACCCTATTTATAATTTTAGAAGTTATTTAGCTAAATTAGGATATCCAAAAAATGAAACTCCACTACCGTTTTTAGATCTTAAATTAAAGGATTCAGAAATTGCTGAAGGAAATAAAATTTTAAAAGATATTGTAAAAAATGACACCAAAACAATTTGCATTTTCACTTATGCAACTGGTAATAAATGTTATCCAGAATCTTGGTGGATTCCTTTTTATGAGAAATTAAAAAAAGAATATAGCGCTGATTATAATATCATTGAAGTTTTACCTGTAGAAAACGTTTCTCAAATAGGGTTTCAAGCCCCAACATTTTACAGTAAAGATATTCGCGAAATTGGTGCTGTAATTGCTAATACTGAAATATTCATAGGTGCTGATAGTGGCATTATGCATTTAGCTTCGGCAGTACACACACCTACTGTTGGTCTTTTTTCAGTTTCAAATCTAAAAAAATACCATCCTTATAATCCTAATAGTACCGCAATTGACACTAATCATAGTGATACGGATGAATGCATTAAAGCAATAAATAAAATTCTAGGAAAGTAA